A portion of the Acidobacteriota bacterium genome contains these proteins:
- a CDS encoding serine/threonine-protein kinase, protein MKPPERTPERERWQRVEEIFLAASELPKAERAAYIETACGGDTELRSEVQSLLAHDEPTDEGIHRVIRGALEEARNEEQEVRAAIGPYRILQEIGRGGLSTVFLAERADDQYRMQVAIKLVRRGLDTQDILRRLRRERQILANLNHPNIARLLDGGTTEDGLPYLAMEYVAGEHIDHYCERKKLPLKARLELFRTVAGAVAYAHQNLVIHRDLKPSNLLVTEDGTPKLLDFGIAKLLDPESATTRTFAPTHPGLRLLTPEYASPEQVRGETLTTATDIYSLGVLLYRMITGKPPYLLTSRRPQVVEEIVCRDEVPKPSVAVRQAEASLEDPKAITPPEPPERLARHLAGDLDNIVGMALRKEPARRYGSVEQFSRDIERHLTSQPVSARPDTLAYRATKFIGRHKAGVLAAGLIFLALVAGIAATTWQARVARANLAEAERQRAQAVRMQDFLEGLFKVSDPEVAQGKDISARQILDQGAERVGRELQALPAQRADLAAVMGRVYRNLGLYAESEVQLQEALTLRREVPDTDPADLATSLNELAVLYDQTGAFDQAVPLFEEALVLRREVLGEEHPKVAETLNDLGALHYRRGDLETAAPLLTEALALRRRVLGEDHPDLPESLNNLAAIRRDQGDLAAAEDLLLQAWTIRERVLGEDHPVTIDTLSNLGVVYWNHGELDAAAEALETVLDRQPRVLGPDHPALAGSLNNLASVRQAQGRLEEAETLFREALAFSRRTLGPDHPYGPVFLNNLGDLRAEQRDWAGATDFFEQALEIRRRILPAGHWQTSYPLLRLGEVALEQGNSEDAEPLLREAYELRENGLPKGAWQTAVAAGSLAVGLAARDQMPGAEALYRQAQETLAAADKTAEAEALAERWAKTLEGR, encoded by the coding sequence GTGAAGCCGCCGGAGAGAACGCCGGAGCGCGAACGCTGGCAGCGCGTCGAAGAGATCTTTCTCGCCGCCTCGGAACTGCCCAAGGCCGAGCGTGCGGCTTACATCGAAACCGCCTGCGGTGGCGACACCGAACTCCGCTCCGAAGTCCAGTCGCTCCTCGCCCACGACGAACCGACGGACGAAGGCATCCACCGGGTGATCCGCGGCGCCCTCGAAGAGGCCCGGAACGAAGAACAGGAGGTGCGAGCAGCCATCGGCCCGTACCGCATCCTGCAAGAGATCGGGCGGGGCGGCCTCTCCACCGTCTTCCTGGCGGAACGGGCCGACGACCAATACCGCATGCAGGTCGCCATCAAGCTGGTGCGCCGCGGCCTGGACACTCAAGACATCCTGCGCCGGCTACGCCGCGAGCGGCAGATCCTCGCCAACCTGAACCACCCCAATATCGCCCGCCTGCTCGACGGTGGCACCACCGAAGACGGGCTGCCCTACCTCGCCATGGAGTACGTCGCCGGCGAGCACATCGACCACTACTGCGAACGCAAGAAGCTGCCCCTCAAAGCCCGGCTAGAGCTTTTCCGCACCGTCGCCGGAGCGGTCGCCTACGCCCATCAGAACCTGGTGATCCACCGCGACTTGAAGCCCAGCAACCTGCTGGTCACGGAGGACGGCACCCCCAAGCTCCTCGACTTCGGCATCGCCAAGCTGCTCGACCCGGAATCCGCCACCACCCGTACCTTCGCGCCCACCCATCCCGGCCTGCGGCTGCTCACGCCGGAGTACGCCAGCCCGGAACAGGTGCGCGGCGAAACGCTCACCACGGCGACGGACATCTACTCCCTCGGGGTTCTGCTCTACCGCATGATCACCGGCAAACCGCCCTACCTTCTGACCAGCCGGCGGCCGCAGGTGGTCGAAGAGATCGTGTGCCGCGACGAGGTTCCCAAGCCGAGTGTCGCCGTGCGGCAAGCGGAAGCCTCGCTGGAAGATCCGAAGGCGATCACCCCACCGGAGCCGCCGGAGCGCCTGGCCCGACACCTGGCCGGCGATCTCGACAACATCGTCGGCATGGCGCTGCGCAAGGAGCCGGCGCGACGCTACGGATCCGTCGAGCAGTTCTCCCGGGACATCGAGCGCCACCTCACCTCCCAGCCGGTCAGCGCCCGGCCGGACACCCTGGCCTATCGCGCCACCAAGTTCATCGGACGCCACAAGGCCGGAGTCTTGGCCGCGGGGCTGATCTTCCTAGCGTTGGTCGCGGGCATCGCCGCCACAACCTGGCAAGCGCGGGTCGCCCGGGCCAACCTGGCGGAAGCCGAGCGCCAGCGCGCCCAAGCGGTGCGCATGCAGGACTTTCTTGAGGGGCTGTTCAAGGTCTCGGACCCGGAAGTTGCTCAGGGAAAAGATATTTCCGCCCGCCAAATCCTCGACCAGGGCGCCGAACGGGTAGGCCGCGAACTGCAGGCCCTCCCCGCCCAGCGGGCGGACCTCGCCGCGGTGATGGGCCGGGTCTACCGCAACCTCGGCCTTTACGCGGAGTCCGAAGTTCAGCTCCAAGAGGCGCTGACCCTGCGACGAGAGGTGCCGGACACGGACCCCGCGGACCTCGCCACAAGCCTCAACGAGCTGGCGGTGCTCTACGACCAAACGGGGGCCTTCGATCAAGCCGTTCCGCTATTCGAAGAAGCCCTCGTGCTACGCCGCGAGGTGCTCGGCGAAGAGCATCCCAAGGTCGCCGAAACGCTCAATGATCTAGGCGCCCTGCACTATCGCCGGGGCGACCTCGAAACCGCCGCGCCGCTGTTGACGGAAGCCCTCGCCCTGCGCCGCCGGGTGCTCGGAGAAGACCACCCAGACCTGCCCGAGAGCCTCAACAACCTCGCCGCCATCCGCCGCGACCAGGGCGACCTCGCCGCCGCCGAAGACCTGCTCCTCCAGGCCTGGACGATCCGCGAACGGGTGCTCGGCGAAGACCACCCGGTGACCATCGACACCCTCTCGAACCTAGGGGTCGTCTACTGGAACCACGGCGAACTCGATGCGGCGGCGGAGGCTCTCGAAACGGTCCTCGACCGGCAGCCCCGAGTCCTCGGCCCCGACCACCCGGCCCTCGCCGGCAGCCTCAACAATCTCGCTTCGGTCCGCCAAGCCCAAGGCCGCCTCGAGGAAGCTGAAACCCTGTTCCGCGAAGCCCTGGCCTTCAGCCGCCGCACCCTCGGCCCGGACCATCCCTATGGGCCGGTCTTTCTCAACAACCTGGGCGACCTGCGAGCCGAACAAAGGGACTGGGCGGGAGCCACTGACTTCTTCGAGCAAGCCCTCGAAATCCGCCGGCGAATCCTGCCCGCAGGCCACTGGCAGACCTCCTATCCTCTTCTGCGCCTGGGGGAAGTCGCGCTGGAGCAAGGGAACTCTGAAGACGCCGAGCCGCTGCTGCGGGAAGCCTACGAGTTGCGAGAAAACGGCCTACCAAAAGGCGCTTGGCAAACGGCCGTAGCAGCAGGTTCGTTAGCGGTGGGTCTCGCCGCAAGGGATCAGATGCCCGGCGCCGAAGCCCTCTACCGGCAAGCCCAGGAGACCCTCGCGGCAGCGGACAAAACAGCCGAAGCCGAAGCCCTCGCCGAGCGCTGGGCCAAGACTCTAGAAGGCCGGTAA
- a CDS encoding RNA polymerase sigma factor encodes MNDQDLLQRGYRYALSLCGEPAEAEDLVQQAWLQIYQRYGKGRRLAALFPTLRHLFIDRYRRDRVVEFVPLEEAVEEPESFAVPVLARVDLERHLASLRGAEREALFLQVVEGWTAAEIATLTEQSRGTVLSLLFRARRKLSAAADSPMRGEAR; translated from the coding sequence ATGAACGACCAGGATTTGTTGCAGCGAGGCTACCGCTATGCACTTTCCCTGTGTGGAGAGCCTGCTGAGGCGGAAGACCTCGTGCAGCAAGCCTGGCTGCAGATCTACCAGCGGTACGGCAAAGGTCGTCGTCTGGCGGCGTTGTTCCCGACCCTGCGCCACCTGTTCATCGATCGCTATCGCCGCGACCGGGTGGTTGAGTTCGTGCCCCTCGAGGAGGCTGTCGAGGAACCGGAATCCTTCGCGGTGCCGGTTCTGGCGCGGGTCGACCTCGAACGCCATCTCGCGAGCCTGCGAGGGGCCGAACGGGAGGCCCTCTTCCTGCAGGTGGTTGAAGGCTGGACGGCGGCTGAGATTGCGACTCTGACGGAGCAGAGTCGGGGGACTGTGCTCAGCTTGTTGTTCCGCGCCCGTCGCAAGCTGTCAGCGGCTGCCGATTCACCGATGCGAGGGGAGGCGCGATGA
- a CDS encoding thioredoxin family protein produces MAKSILLSLLLLVAAVPVGAADGPAEPKLVAVKFHADWCGSCKKMGPLFEDLSNKYDGKSVLFVTLDLTNGTTRAQAEFLAAALGFGDAYAAHPGTGFVLLLDGATRKPLVKLTADQSIKEMGAELLRQLEAS; encoded by the coding sequence ATGGCTAAATCGATTCTTCTTTCCCTCTTGTTGCTGGTGGCTGCAGTCCCGGTAGGCGCGGCCGATGGACCGGCTGAGCCCAAGCTTGTGGCGGTCAAATTCCATGCCGATTGGTGCGGTAGCTGCAAGAAGATGGGACCACTGTTCGAGGATCTGAGCAACAAGTACGACGGCAAGTCGGTGCTCTTTGTAACCCTCGATCTGACCAATGGCACCACCCGCGCCCAGGCGGAGTTTTTGGCCGCGGCCCTTGGATTTGGGGACGCCTATGCGGCGCACCCCGGTACCGGTTTTGTTCTGCTGCTCGACGGCGCGACCCGCAAGCCGCTGGTCAAGCTGACAGCAGATCAGTCGATCAAGGAGATGGGTGCCGAGCTGCTGCGCCAGCTCGAGGCGAGCTAG
- a CDS encoding heme peroxidase family protein — protein MSDKHHGMMAFEDQEHLCRYRREFVPGRFARLLAELPPLYLDPEDLHTLGAKGGPMEDKGAPNLTKTVPAGLIFFGQFLDHDITLDVTSSLTGIHDPTKIENVRTPTLDLDGIYGDGPKASPHLYNGAGKLLTGEDYAEPINPNDLARQDLPRTPTGTAIIGDPRNDENRVVSQLQLGFLRLHNKVVEAISDKYSGAELFEEARRIVTWHYHWVVLFDFLPAICGDWIVDDILSNGRKIYRPAQCNALPFIPIEFSVAAYGFGYTMVPPKMRVQTNGPQHNLFGPVLGGGFRPVLSKDEVVEWAALLDDRSGSDSFERAGKVEPKLASSLLDLPFMPPTTPPFLRSLATRNLLLGQSFLLPSGEQVARHLREGGADEVEEDGIEEVRKRAEAMGLPKATPLWIYCLIEGRWIGRQRNAGAAEKGEGLGPVGARLVAETLIGLMEEDPRSFLSSNRSWSPAEEAHNLGAEGVDNLYRLLTF, from the coding sequence ATGAGCGACAAGCATCACGGAATGATGGCCTTCGAGGACCAGGAGCACCTTTGCCGATATCGGCGGGAGTTCGTGCCGGGCCGCTTTGCGCGGCTGCTGGCGGAGCTGCCGCCGCTCTATCTTGATCCGGAGGATCTCCACACCCTCGGCGCCAAAGGCGGGCCGATGGAGGACAAGGGGGCTCCCAATCTCACCAAAACGGTGCCCGCCGGCCTGATCTTCTTCGGGCAGTTCTTGGATCACGACATCACACTGGACGTCACCTCCTCGCTGACCGGGATCCACGACCCCACCAAGATCGAGAATGTGCGCACGCCCACTCTCGATCTCGACGGCATCTACGGCGACGGCCCGAAGGCTTCGCCGCATCTCTACAACGGCGCCGGCAAGCTGTTGACCGGCGAGGACTATGCCGAGCCGATCAATCCCAACGACCTGGCGCGCCAGGATCTGCCCCGAACACCCACCGGCACGGCGATCATCGGCGATCCGCGCAACGACGAAAACCGCGTGGTGTCACAGCTCCAGCTCGGCTTTCTGCGCCTCCACAACAAGGTGGTGGAGGCGATCTCGGACAAGTACTCCGGCGCGGAGCTGTTCGAGGAGGCGCGGCGGATCGTCACCTGGCACTACCACTGGGTGGTGCTGTTCGATTTCCTGCCGGCGATCTGTGGCGACTGGATCGTCGACGACATCTTGTCCAACGGCCGCAAGATTTATCGCCCGGCCCAGTGCAACGCCTTGCCCTTCATCCCCATCGAGTTCTCCGTCGCCGCCTACGGCTTCGGCTACACCATGGTGCCACCGAAGATGCGGGTGCAGACGAACGGGCCGCAGCACAACCTCTTCGGTCCGGTTCTCGGCGGCGGATTCCGGCCGGTCCTGAGCAAAGACGAGGTGGTCGAGTGGGCGGCGCTGCTCGACGATCGGAGCGGCAGCGACAGCTTCGAGCGCGCCGGCAAGGTGGAACCAAAGCTCGCCAGTTCGCTCCTCGATCTGCCCTTCATGCCGCCCACGACCCCGCCCTTCCTGCGCTCCCTCGCCACCCGCAACCTGCTCCTCGGCCAGAGTTTCCTGCTGCCCTCCGGCGAGCAGGTGGCGCGGCACCTGCGCGAAGGCGGCGCCGACGAGGTGGAAGAGGACGGCATCGAGGAGGTGCGCAAGCGGGCCGAGGCCATGGGGCTTCCGAAGGCCACCCCGCTATGGATCTACTGCCTCATCGAAGGCCGCTGGATCGGCCGCCAGCGCAACGCCGGCGCAGCGGAGAAAGGCGAAGGCCTCGGACCGGTGGGCGCCCGTCTGGTGGCGGAGACCCTCATCGGCCTGATGGAGGAGGATCCGCGGTCATTCCTCAGCTCGAACCGTAGCTGGTCACCGGCGGAAGAGGCGCACAACCTCGGCGCCGAGGGCGTCGACAACCTCTACCGATTGCTGACCTTCTAG
- a CDS encoding ATP-binding cassette domain-containing protein: protein MAETKRIGVRKVTVAFGGAPVLDGATFHAEVGERIALVGRNGSGKSTLLKVLAEELPPDEGEVLRTAGLRVARLTQEVPQDLTGEIYELVASGVAELGALLAEYHRLSLELEGGAGDLHRMEQVQNRLEAAGGWEIKRRVKTVITRLNLPHSGRFETLSGGLKRRVLLARALVAEPDVLLLDEPTNHFDIPAIEWLEEGLLAFAGALIFVTHDRAFLRRLATRIVELDRGRLTDSPGDWGHFLEQRRQRLEVEARHADKFDKKLAQEEAWIRQGLKARRTRNEGRVRALERLREERRARRATTGTARLRVEAGGRSGKIVFEAEGVTFTYGSGATAEPVVRDVSTTILSGDKVGILGPNGSGKSTLLKLLLGDLEPATGRVRRGTRLDVAYFDQHREQLDDEESVADNVAEGSDKVTVGGKTRHIISYLADFLFTPEQTRGPVKALSGGERNRLLLARLFTRPANVLVLDEPTNDLDIETLELLEALLVEFSGTLLVVSHDRAFLDNVVTSTLVMEGDGRVGEYAGGYSDWLRQRAPQVVEAKPAEKTAARPPGPPPGGRRKLSNREREDLATAPARIEALEQEQRQIHADLASPETYKEGGDRVTALQNRLAEIEPELERLYERWAELEELAG, encoded by the coding sequence ATGGCCGAGACCAAGCGCATCGGGGTTCGCAAAGTCACCGTCGCCTTCGGCGGTGCGCCGGTGCTCGACGGCGCGACCTTCCACGCCGAGGTCGGCGAGCGGATCGCCCTGGTGGGCCGGAACGGTTCGGGCAAGTCCACCTTGCTCAAGGTGTTGGCCGAGGAGCTGCCGCCGGACGAAGGCGAGGTGCTGCGGACCGCCGGGCTGCGGGTCGCCCGCCTGACCCAGGAGGTGCCGCAGGACCTGACCGGTGAGATCTACGAACTGGTGGCCTCCGGCGTGGCGGAGTTGGGCGCCCTGCTGGCGGAGTATCACCGGCTGAGCCTCGAACTGGAGGGCGGCGCCGGCGATTTACACCGCATGGAGCAGGTGCAGAATCGGCTCGAGGCGGCCGGAGGCTGGGAGATCAAGCGCCGCGTGAAAACGGTGATCACCCGCCTCAACCTACCGCACTCGGGCCGGTTCGAGACCCTCTCCGGTGGCCTCAAGCGGCGGGTGCTCCTGGCCCGCGCGCTGGTGGCGGAACCGGATGTCCTGCTCCTCGACGAGCCCACCAACCACTTCGACATTCCCGCTATCGAGTGGCTCGAAGAGGGCCTGTTGGCCTTTGCTGGAGCGCTGATTTTCGTTACCCACGACCGCGCTTTCCTGCGGCGGCTGGCGACCCGCATCGTCGAACTCGACCGCGGCCGGCTGACCGACTCACCGGGGGACTGGGGGCACTTTCTGGAGCAGCGTCGGCAGCGACTGGAGGTGGAGGCGCGCCACGCCGACAAGTTCGACAAAAAGCTGGCGCAGGAAGAAGCGTGGATTCGCCAGGGCCTCAAGGCGCGGCGCACCCGCAACGAAGGGCGGGTGCGGGCCCTCGAACGGCTGCGCGAAGAGCGTCGGGCGCGCCGCGCGACGACCGGCACGGCGCGTCTACGGGTGGAGGCCGGCGGCCGCTCCGGCAAGATCGTCTTCGAGGCGGAGGGCGTGACCTTTACCTACGGCTCCGGCGCAACCGCCGAGCCGGTGGTGCGTGATGTCTCCACCACCATCCTCTCCGGCGACAAGGTGGGGATTCTCGGCCCCAACGGCTCCGGCAAGAGCACCCTGCTGAAGCTGCTGCTGGGCGACCTCGAGCCGGCCACCGGCCGGGTGCGGCGGGGTACCCGCCTCGACGTGGCCTACTTCGACCAGCATCGCGAACAGCTCGACGACGAGGAAAGCGTGGCGGACAACGTCGCCGAGGGAAGCGACAAGGTCACCGTTGGCGGCAAGACACGGCACATCATCAGCTATCTGGCGGATTTTCTATTCACTCCGGAGCAAACTCGTGGGCCGGTCAAGGCACTCTCCGGCGGCGAGCGCAACCGGTTGCTGCTGGCGCGCCTTTTCACCCGGCCGGCCAACGTCCTGGTGCTCGACGAGCCGACCAACGACCTCGACATCGAGACGCTGGAGCTGCTCGAAGCCCTGCTGGTGGAATTTTCGGGCACCCTGTTGGTGGTGAGTCACGACCGCGCTTTCCTAGACAACGTGGTCACCAGCACTCTGGTGATGGAGGGCGACGGCCGGGTGGGGGAGTACGCCGGCGGCTACAGCGATTGGCTGCGCCAGCGGGCGCCGCAGGTGGTGGAGGCGAAACCTGCGGAAAAGACCGCCGCCCGTCCGCCGGGGCCGCCGCCCGGCGGGCGACGCAAGCTGAGCAATCGCGAGCGCGAAGACCTCGCCACGGCGCCGGCCCGCATCGAGGCGCTGGAGCAGGAACAGCGCCAGATCCACGCCGATCTGGCGAGCCCTGAGACCTACAAAGAAGGCGGCGATCGCGTTACCGCCCTCCAGAACCGCCTGGCTGAGATTGAGCCGGAGCTCGAACGCCTCTATGAGCGATGGGCCGAGCTGGAGGAGCTAGCAGGGTGA
- a CDS encoding bifunctional chorismate mutase/prephenate dehydrogenase: MNQENAGPGATASSTPGSEPDLAPVRQRLAEIDRELIRLAAERVRLSGEVAAIKRAAGRATVDYRQEKKVLERATSEARRQGLATEVAEDLVLRLIEASVTAQEEDNLRTAATGAGRIAVLVGGAGRMGRWMSRFLQAQGFATWAIDPAAHAEEDARGRELLPLADLVVCAAPPRVAVEWYRQWTEEPPRGLVVDIASIKTPLIEPIRRLQQAGARVASLHPMFGPSRTLLRGADVVICDTGDEEATDQVSALFAPTTAHRVRLPLDEHDRLMGDLLSLSHAAAIAFALALPEDDHPVKSTTFQAFEALASEVVRESPEVYFEIQADNPHSTVAVERLAQAVARIVEVVRARDAGAFTELMSEGRRHTRPAPPTQ; this comes from the coding sequence ATGAATCAGGAAAACGCAGGACCCGGCGCGACAGCCTCTTCGACTCCCGGCTCCGAACCGGATCTGGCACCGGTCCGGCAGCGCCTGGCGGAGATCGACCGCGAGTTGATCCGCCTGGCCGCCGAGCGGGTGCGACTGTCCGGCGAAGTGGCGGCGATCAAGCGCGCCGCCGGCCGGGCGACGGTGGACTACCGCCAAGAGAAGAAGGTCCTGGAGCGGGCCACCTCGGAGGCTCGACGGCAGGGTCTCGCCACCGAGGTGGCAGAGGATCTCGTGCTGCGGCTGATCGAAGCCTCGGTCACCGCCCAGGAAGAAGACAATCTGCGCACCGCCGCCACCGGCGCCGGCCGCATCGCAGTGCTGGTGGGCGGCGCCGGCCGCATGGGCCGCTGGATGAGCCGCTTTCTACAGGCCCAGGGCTTCGCCACCTGGGCGATCGATCCGGCGGCCCATGCGGAAGAGGACGCCCGCGGCCGGGAGCTGCTGCCGCTGGCGGATCTGGTGGTGTGTGCGGCGCCGCCGCGGGTGGCCGTGGAGTGGTACCGCCAGTGGACCGAGGAGCCGCCGCGCGGCCTGGTGGTGGACATCGCCTCGATCAAGACCCCCCTCATCGAGCCCATCCGCCGACTCCAGCAGGCCGGCGCCCGGGTGGCCTCCCTCCACCCGATGTTCGGGCCGTCGCGCACTCTCCTGCGCGGCGCCGATGTGGTGATCTGCGACACCGGCGACGAGGAGGCGACGGACCAGGTGTCGGCGCTCTTCGCTCCCACCACCGCCCATCGGGTGCGTTTGCCGCTGGACGAGCATGACCGATTGATGGGCGACCTCCTCTCCCTCTCCCACGCCGCCGCCATCGCCTTCGCCCTCGCCCTGCCGGAGGACGACCATCCGGTGAAGAGCACTACCTTCCAGGCCTTCGAGGCCCTCGCCTCGGAAGTGGTGCGGGAGAGCCCGGAGGTGTATTTCGAGATCCAGGCGGACAACCCGCACTCCACCGTCGCCGTCGAGCGCCTGGCGCAGGCGGTAGCGCGCATCGTCGAGGTGGTGCGCGCGCGCGACGCTGGAGCCTTCACCGAGCTGATGTCCGAAGGGCGCCGCCACACCCGTCCGGCTCCGCCGACGCAATGA
- the thiC gene encoding phosphomethylpyrimidine synthase ThiC, translated as MGGISRPPPPRPRSSFAMRQAWIAGRRGDSTPTQLYYARHGIVTEEMEHIAQRERCTPELVRSEVARGRAIIPANIHHPELEPMIIGRKFRVKVNANIGNSATTSSIPEEVEKLRWAMKWGADTVMDLSTGKQIHETREANLRHSTVPIGTVPIYQALEKVGGRPEELNFDIFMETLEEQARQGVDYFTIHAGVRLPYIPLTAKRVTGIVSRGGSIMASWCLAHHRESFLYTRFEEICELMARYDVSFSLGDGLRPGSIADANDEAQFAELDALGELTEIAWHHNVQVMIEGPGHVPMHLIKENVDRQMEVCQEAPFYTLGPLVTDIAPGYDHITSAIGAAMIGWFGTAMLCYVTPKEHLGLPDKEDVKQGLIAYKIAAHAADLAKGHPGAQERDDALSKARFEFRWEDQFNLSLDPETARAYHDETLPQDTAKVAHFCSMCGPKFCSMEITHKLREYAAGQRLELSSAVEVGLADKAKQYREERLARGLAGVHGR; from the coding sequence GTGGGAGGTATCTCGCGCCCTCCCCCGCCTCGTCCGAGGAGTTCTTTCGCCATGCGCCAAGCTTGGATCGCAGGTCGACGGGGAGATTCCACCCCCACGCAGCTCTACTACGCCCGCCACGGCATCGTCACCGAAGAGATGGAACACATTGCCCAGCGCGAGCGCTGCACCCCTGAGCTGGTGCGCTCGGAGGTCGCCCGCGGCCGAGCGATCATCCCCGCCAACATCCACCATCCGGAACTCGAACCGATGATCATCGGCCGCAAGTTTCGCGTGAAGGTCAACGCCAACATCGGCAACTCGGCCACCACCTCGTCGATTCCGGAAGAGGTGGAAAAACTCCGGTGGGCGATGAAGTGGGGGGCCGACACGGTGATGGATCTCTCCACCGGCAAGCAGATCCACGAGACCCGCGAGGCCAACCTGCGCCACTCGACGGTGCCCATCGGCACGGTGCCGATCTACCAGGCGCTCGAAAAGGTCGGCGGCCGGCCGGAGGAATTGAACTTCGACATCTTCATGGAGACCCTCGAAGAACAGGCTCGCCAGGGAGTGGACTACTTCACCATCCACGCCGGAGTGCGGCTGCCCTACATTCCGCTGACCGCAAAAAGAGTCACCGGCATCGTCTCCCGCGGCGGATCGATCATGGCGAGCTGGTGCCTGGCGCACCACCGGGAGAGTTTTCTCTACACCCGCTTCGAAGAGATCTGCGAGTTGATGGCGCGGTACGACGTGTCCTTCTCCCTGGGGGACGGCCTGCGGCCCGGCTCCATCGCCGACGCCAATGACGAGGCCCAGTTCGCCGAGTTGGACGCACTGGGCGAGCTGACGGAGATCGCCTGGCACCACAACGTGCAGGTGATGATCGAGGGGCCGGGGCATGTCCCTATGCACCTGATCAAGGAGAACGTCGACCGCCAGATGGAGGTGTGCCAGGAAGCGCCCTTCTACACCCTGGGGCCGCTGGTGACGGATATCGCCCCCGGCTACGACCACATCACCAGCGCCATAGGCGCCGCCATGATCGGCTGGTTCGGCACCGCCATGCTCTGCTACGTCACTCCCAAGGAGCACCTCGGCTTGCCGGACAAGGAGGACGTCAAACAGGGACTCATCGCCTACAAGATCGCCGCCCACGCGGCGGACCTCGCCAAAGGCCACCCGGGCGCCCAGGAGCGCGACGACGCCCTGTCCAAGGCACGCTTCGAGTTTCGCTGGGAGGACCAGTTCAATCTCTCCCTCGACCCCGAAACGGCCCGCGCCTACCACGACGAAACGCTGCCCCAGGACACCGCCAAGGTAGCCCACTTCTGCTCCATGTGCGGGCCGAAATTCTGTTCCATGGAGATCACCCACAAGCTGCGCGAATACGCCGCTGGGCAGCGACTGGAGTTGTCGAGCGCGGTCGAGGTCGGCCTCGCCGACAAGGCGAAGCAGTACCGAGAAGAGCGCTTGGCGCGAGGCTTGGCGGGGGTGCACGGCCGGTAA
- a CDS encoding energy transducer TonB, whose amino-acid sequence MKKLLSALVCFLLTAPLFATAPDPSVDHRVAQWQQTIERAKESIRAGKYRKADQTLGQTIDEVCNALTGGDEASRMIGLLLTLRALAEAGQDQQTDALWSWHLAQQFEPNLARVDLSEFGSPSELLSQHRIVPTEESEGESDESANEEAQEVREFTPPKVSKAPVKFPRGARWDQQAGQVMVLVTIEEDGALSNPKILESLPNPALTLNALEAMKATWGFKPAEVDGKPVASYYNLQVNYIP is encoded by the coding sequence ATGAAGAAACTGTTGAGTGCCCTCGTTTGCTTTCTGTTAACCGCCCCGCTGTTCGCCACAGCTCCGGATCCATCGGTCGATCACAGGGTCGCCCAATGGCAGCAGACCATCGAACGGGCCAAGGAATCCATCCGCGCCGGCAAGTACCGAAAGGCGGACCAAACCCTCGGGCAGACCATCGATGAAGTCTGCAACGCACTGACCGGCGGCGACGAGGCGAGCCGAATGATCGGCCTGCTGCTCACGCTGCGGGCGCTGGCGGAGGCCGGGCAGGATCAGCAGACGGACGCCCTGTGGTCCTGGCACCTCGCCCAGCAGTTCGAGCCCAACCTGGCGCGGGTGGACCTGTCCGAGTTCGGCTCCCCCAGCGAACTGCTGTCACAGCACCGAATCGTGCCGACGGAGGAATCCGAAGGCGAGAGCGACGAGAGCGCCAACGAGGAGGCGCAGGAGGTGAGGGAGTTCACGCCCCCCAAGGTGAGCAAGGCACCGGTCAAGTTCCCACGCGGCGCCCGGTGGGATCAGCAGGCCGGTCAGGTGATGGTCCTGGTGACGATCGAGGAGGACGGCGCGTTGTCCAATCCGAAGATTCTCGAGAGTCTGCCGAATCCCGCCCTCACCCTGAACGCCCTCGAGGCGATGAAGGCGACATGGGGCTTCAAGCCGGCTGAAGTCGACGGCAAACCCGTCGCCTCGTACTACAACCTCCAGGTCAACTACATTCCCTGA
- a CDS encoding outer membrane beta-barrel protein, producing MKKTLLIALTALVGLSFVSLPAEAGGISIYGSYWDTEDTGENLGAGIRFGFGLTQAVDIDLRVTYYEETADDPFDLILDGEDPTLDNGIQVVPVEAGLRFNLGRPSGLRPYLGAGVSYYLLETDVGELDDEGGYYGVFGFEIGDESGGRFFAEAMYRTVEATVEFDRDDFPDVEIDEDQFDVDLGGLAVNAGFAFSF from the coding sequence ATGAAAAAGACCCTTCTGATCGCACTCACGGCCCTGGTGGGCCTGTCCTTCGTTTCCTTGCCGGCCGAAGCCGGCGGCATCTCGATCTACGGTTCCTACTGGGACACGGAGGACACCGGTGAGAACCTCGGCGCCGGTATTCGCTTTGGCTTCGGCTTGACGCAGGCGGTCGACATCGACCTGCGGGTGACCTATTACGAGGAGACGGCGGACGATCCCTTCGACCTGATTCTCGACGGCGAGGACCCGACCCTCGACAACGGCATCCAGGTGGTTCCCGTCGAGGCCGGCTTGCGTTTCAATCTCGGCCGGCCCTCGGGATTGCGCCCCTATTTGGGCGCTGGGGTGAGCTATTACCTGTTGGAGACGGACGTCGGCGAGCTCGACGACGAGGGCGGCTATTACGGCGTCTTCGGCTTCGAGATCGGGGACGAGTCCGGTGGCCGCTTTTTCGCCGAGGCGATGTACCGCACCGTCGAGGCGACGGTGGAATTCGACCGTGACGATTTCCCGGATGTCGAGATCGATGAGGACCAGTTCGACGTCGACCTGGGCGGCCTGGCGGTCAACGCCGGCTTCGCCTTCAGTTTCTAG